GCGCCGTCGTCGCCGACGTGGAACTGATGAGCGAGTACCTCCCGGTGAAAGCGTCTGGCGGCGTCGGCTCCTACGAGGAGGCGGCGGCGATGCTCGACGCCGGCGCGACGCGGATCGGCGCCTCCTCGGGCGTCGCCATCGTCGAGGGGCACCCCGAGAGCGGAGCCTGAGCGGGGCCTGAGCGGAGCGACGCGAGCGCGTTTTTAAACGGCATCGCGCGTCCGTACCGTCGAGGCGCGCTGTCGCGTTCTCTTAGCGTGAGAACGCCGCCGGGTCCATTTATACGTGGCAGCCGTACTGAGGAGTATGAGCCATTCGACCGGACACGAATCGCGTGGTCTAGACCTCGACGCGGCGTTCAAAGTATTCGGTGCGGTGGGCATCTTCATCTCCGTGGCGCTCGTCGTCGGCGTCCTCGCGTTGACCGACCCGTTCGGCGAGTACGTCAAGGCTTCGCCGGCGGTGTACGGGAGCCTGCTCTACGGCGGGCTGCTCGCGGCCGTCGGGTACGCCGTCTACGCGCTGCGCCGTCGCTGACGACGAACGCGCGATACAAGGAAAACGGTCGAGTCGGCGAACAGCCGCTTCCGCAACCGAGCCGGAGTTAACTCGACGCGGTGACGGACTCGGTCTCCGAGCCGTCGTACTTCTCTTCGAACTCCTGGATGAGTTGGCCCATCTTCGCGTACCAGTCGTTGAGCATTCGCTGCATCTCGTTCGTGATCTGCTCGGGGTCGGTCGGCGAGTACACGTGGTAGTAGCCGCCCTGATCGTAGTTGATCTGTTCTTTGCTGATAAAGCCCGTCTGCAAGAGGCGCTGGATCGCTCGGTAGGCGGTGGACCGCTCGCGGTCGACCTCCTCCGCCAC
This genomic window from Halorubrum sp. PV6 contains:
- a CDS encoding helix-turn-helix domain-containing protein, producing MPDSLSEQLQSDMQCEGLLECFHGLKPLDRECFRALVESDDPMTIDAVAEEVDRERSTAYRAIQRLLQTGFISKEQINYDQGGYYHVYSPTDPEQITNEMQRMLNDWYAKMGQLIQEFEEKYDGSETESVTASS